TTTTCGTAGGTGGCAATGGCCTGGTCGAATTCTGCGCCGCCCAGCGCCCGTCCGGAGGTGACGATGGCAAAGCGGTTGACACCGGCTTCCTGATTGGCCCGGGCGTTGGCGATAATTTCTTCCTGCGGCAGGAAGGGATATTCGTCAATGCCTGTATGATGGCAGGCGGCTTGCGCGCAGTATTTGCAGTTTTCGCTGCACCGCCCGCTGCGCCCGTTGATGATGGTGCAGAGGTCAACATGCTGGCCGCAGAAATGCTTTTGCAGCCGTCCGGCTTCGGCGGAAAGTTCCTCTAAGGGCGTGTCAAAGAACAGGGAAAAGTCATCTCCCCGCTGCAGGCGGAATCCTGCCATGATTTTGTCGGCTAGGGCGTGAATTTTGCTGGTCATATTATCAAAACTCCTTCGTTTTATGTTAACTGCTTACTAAAATAAAGATAACCATAAGAAAAAGTTTTGTCAACAATAAATAGAATTAAAGTTGACTTAAGCGCGAAAAAATGACAAAACTCTTGCCAGTTTATGAAATGCAGGGTATAATAAAACTAACAAATGAACACATACTCATATATAGAGAAAGAGGGATTGATTTATGAAGAAAACCTATAAAATCGAAGTGGACTGTGCCAACTGTGCGAACCTGATGGAAGAAGCCGCTAAGAATACCCCGGGTGTAGCAGATGCCACGGTAAACTTCATGGCCCTCAAGATGAAGGTGGAGTTTGAAGATGGCGCAGAAGTCAGCGAGGTAATGGAAAATGTGCTGGCTAACTGCAAAAAAGTAGAAGACGACTGCGAGATTTTCTTCTAAGGACAAAACTTTACAATAGAGTGTATATTTCTTGACATAAAGCCTCTGAAATGGTAACTTCTTGTATAAGAGTGTTAGCAAAGGAGGCTTTTTGTGTGAAGTTTTTTCCTGAATATACGGACATCGAGAATTTGACCGGTCAATTTGACATTGCACCGGTAAGCTGCGAGATACTGGCGGATTTCATCACGCCCATGGAGGCCCTACGGATATTGAAGAACACCAGCGAGCACTGCTATCTGCTGGAGTCGGCCCAGGCCAGTGACAAGTGGGGGCGTTATACGTTTTTGGGCTTTGAGCCCCGCATGGAAATCACCTGTCTTAATGGGGAGTTTAAGGCAGGCGGGCGAACTGTTGCGGGGGCTGACCCGGCTGTGGAAATCCGTAAGGTTTTGTCAGGTTATCGCAGTCCACGCTTTGCAGGGCTGCCACCCTTTACCGGCGGACTCGTGGGTTATTTTGCCTATGACTTTATCGGCTACAGCGAGCCTAAGGCTAAAGTGGAAGTGGAAGATACGGAAAACTTCCGGGACGTTGACCTCATGCTCTTTGATAAGGTCATTGCCTTTGACCATGTGCGGCAAAAAATCGTGCTGATGGTGAATATGAAGCTGGCCGATGGTGAGGCTGGTTATCAAAAAGCCACTGCAGAGCTTAGCCGCATGGTGAAACTTTTGCGCACTGGCGAAAAGAAGGTGGATGAGGACGGCAAATTGCTGGGAGAAGTCGCTCCCCTGTTTGCAAAGGACGAATTTTGCGCCATGGTCGAGAAGGCCAAGCACCATATCCACGAGGGGGACATCTTCCAGATTGTGCTGTCCAATCGTTTGTCAGCACCCTTTCAGGGCAGTCTCCTAAATACCTATCGCGTTCTGCGCACCATCAATCCGTCCCCCTATATGTTCTACTTCTCGGGGCTGGATGTGGAAGTGGCCGGCGCTTCGCCAGAGACGTTGGTGAAATTGGAGGATGGTATTCTCCATACCTTTCCATTGGCCGGCACCCGTCCCCGCGGCAGGACAGCGGCGGAGGACAGGGCCTTGGAGCAGGAACTGTTGGCGGACGAAAAGGAACTGGCCGAACACAATATGCTGGTGGATTTGGGCCGCAATGATTTGGGCAAAATCAGCGAGTTTGGTTCCGTGGAGGTGGAAAAGCTGCATTCCATTGAGCGCTTTTCCCATGTGATGCATATTGGCTCCACGGTGCGGGGGAAAATCCGTGCCGATAAAGATGCGTTGGATGCCATTGCCGCGGTACTGCCTGCAGGTACCCTTTCTGGGGCACCGAAAATCCGCGCCTGTCAGTTGATTGGAGAACTGGAGGGCAACAAGCGGGGCATTTATGGCGGGGCCATCGGCTATATCGACTTTACCGGCAATATGGATACCTGCATTGCCATCCGCATTGCCTACAAGAAGAACGGTCAGGTATTCGTGCGCAGTGGTGCCGGTATCGTGGCGGACTCCAATCCCGAGAAGGAATATCAGGAATGTATCAACAAGGCCAAGGCCGTGGTGCGCTCTCTGGAATATGCGGAGGATGATGACTTATGATTTTGCTGGTGGATAATTACGACAGCTTTTCCTACAATTTGTATCAGCTTATCGGCAGCATTGAGCCGGATATCCGCGTCATCCGCAATGATGAAATGACGGTGGCAGAGATTGAGGCTCTGCAGCCCGACCGCATTATCCTGTCTCCGGGGCCGGGCCGGCCCGAGGATGCAGGCAATATCATGGAGATTGCGGCCGTTTTGGGCAAAAAGATTCCGACCCTGGGGGTATGTCTGGGCCATCAGGCCATCTGCGCCGCGTTTGGCGGCGTGGTTACCTATGCCAAGGAACTCATGCACGGCAAACAGTCGGCCATTCAGTTCCGCGACTACTGTCCGCTTTTTCAGAACTGCCCGCCCCATATGCTCGTGGCCCGCTATCACTCCTTAGCGGCAGAGGCAGACACCCTGCCGGAATGTCTGGAGGTTACAGCGCAGACCGCTGATGGTGAGGTTATGGCGGTACAGCATCGGGATTATCCCATCTACGGTGTACAGTTCCATCCCGAGTCGATTATGACGCCGGAGGGCAGAACCATGCTGCAGAATTTTATCGCTCTTTCCTGAGTAAATTATCGCTAATATTGCTAAATTTCGCCAAAATCGTTATAATAGAGAGGAAACAATAGTTTTCCAAAGTAAACCAGGAGGCGATACTTATGAGCACTATTCTTTCCTACAAGGGGAAAACGCCTGTCATTGGCAAAGATGTATTCATGGCTCCTTCCGCTACGGTTGTTGGCGATGTGGAAATCGGCGAAGGCAGCAGAATATGGTTTAACGCTGTAGTACGCGGTGATTTTCAGAAGCTGACCATTGGCAAGAACTGTGATATTCAGGATAACAGCACCCTGCATGTGATGTTGGACGAACCGACGGAGATAGGAGATAATGTCATTATAGGCCACAATGCCGTAGTGCACGCCAGGAAAATCGGCAGCAATTGTCTTATTGGTATGGGCTCTATTATCTTAGGACATACAGAAATTGGCGATAATGTGGTTATTGGTGCTGGTACCAAACTGACGCAGCATAAAAAGATTCCGTCCAATTCCTTAGTTTATGGCAATCCGGCAGAGATTATCCGTGCTTTGCGTGAAGATGAAATAGAGGCATTGAAGGCCTCTGGGGAAAACTATCAGAAGGTCGCAGCCATCTATCAGGAAGAATTAGACAAAATAAAAGATAAATAAGCAAGGAGACATAGCAAATTATGGAAAAAACTTTGGTACTGATTAAGCCGGACGCCTTTGCCCTGCATTACAGCGGCGATATCATCAAGCGTTACGAGCAGGAGGGCTTCCGCATTGTGGCCATGAAGCTCTTGAAGATGGATGAGCGTCTGGCTTCCATCCATTATGCCGAGCATATCGGCCGTCCGTATTACGGGGATTTGGTGGGCTTTATGACGTCTGCGCCGCTGATTGCGTTAGTGCTTGAAGGGGAAAATGCCATTGCCCGCATCCGTGAGCTTCACGGCAAGACCAATCCGGCAGAAGCAGCTGACGGCACCATCCGTAAGCTCTATGCCACCAATGGCCGCCGTAATGCCGTACATGCTTCGGACAGCCCGGAAAGCGCCGCGCGGGAAATTCACATTTTCTTCAATGAAACGGAAA
The Selenomonas ruminantium AC2024 DNA segment above includes these coding regions:
- the trpE gene encoding anthranilate synthase component I; translated protein: MKFFPEYTDIENLTGQFDIAPVSCEILADFITPMEALRILKNTSEHCYLLESAQASDKWGRYTFLGFEPRMEITCLNGEFKAGGRTVAGADPAVEIRKVLSGYRSPRFAGLPPFTGGLVGYFAYDFIGYSEPKAKVEVEDTENFRDVDLMLFDKVIAFDHVRQKIVLMVNMKLADGEAGYQKATAELSRMVKLLRTGEKKVDEDGKLLGEVAPLFAKDEFCAMVEKAKHHIHEGDIFQIVLSNRLSAPFQGSLLNTYRVLRTINPSPYMFYFSGLDVEVAGASPETLVKLEDGILHTFPLAGTRPRGRTAAEDRALEQELLADEKELAEHNMLVDLGRNDLGKISEFGSVEVEKLHSIERFSHVMHIGSTVRGKIRADKDALDAIAAVLPAGTLSGAPKIRACQLIGELEGNKRGIYGGAIGYIDFTGNMDTCIAIRIAYKKNGQVFVRSGAGIVADSNPEKEYQECINKAKAVVRSLEYAEDDDL
- a CDS encoding anthranilate synthase component II, whose translation is MILLVDNYDSFSYNLYQLIGSIEPDIRVIRNDEMTVAEIEALQPDRIILSPGPGRPEDAGNIMEIAAVLGKKIPTLGVCLGHQAICAAFGGVVTYAKELMHGKQSAIQFRDYCPLFQNCPPHMLVARYHSLAAEADTLPECLEVTAQTADGEVMAVQHRDYPIYGVQFHPESIMTPEGRTMLQNFIALS
- the ndk gene encoding nucleoside-diphosphate kinase yields the protein MEKTLVLIKPDAFALHYSGDIIKRYEQEGFRIVAMKLLKMDERLASIHYAEHIGRPYYGDLVGFMTSAPLIALVLEGENAIARIRELHGKTNPAEAADGTIRKLYATNGRRNAVHASDSPESAAREIHIFFNETEILDGEYHVME
- a CDS encoding cation transporter, yielding MKKTYKIEVDCANCANLMEEAAKNTPGVADATVNFMALKMKVEFEDGAEVSEVMENVLANCKKVEDDCEIFF
- a CDS encoding gamma carbonic anhydrase family protein, translating into MSTILSYKGKTPVIGKDVFMAPSATVVGDVEIGEGSRIWFNAVVRGDFQKLTIGKNCDIQDNSTLHVMLDEPTEIGDNVIIGHNAVVHARKIGSNCLIGMGSIILGHTEIGDNVVIGAGTKLTQHKKIPSNSLVYGNPAEIIRALREDEIEALKASGENYQKVAAIYQEELDKIKDK